Proteins encoded in a region of the Rhodoligotrophos appendicifer genome:
- a CDS encoding 4-(cytidine 5'-diphospho)-2-C-methyl-D-erythritol kinase → METSFASDVTFCRAVNEIAAAKINLSLHVVGRREDGYHLLESLVAFTSLGDELYLERHTSLELKITGPFSGNLTSGDDNLILRAARAQGVNNLKVTLNKRLPVAAGLGGGSADAAAALRGMHVLGYGKQVSNSGELAMSLGADVPICLRSKACFMRGIGDQIEEVPDLPKVSILLVNPMIEVSTATVFKNLHLEIGEGVGGNHPSLPTRGWDSAHALSDYLLACRNDLEQPALSIAPDIGVLLALMRRLPGCLMARMSGSGATCFALFAEAGEAMLAEREILTVHPRWWTMSSQLS, encoded by the coding sequence GTGGAGACGAGCTTTGCATCAGACGTAACCTTTTGTCGGGCTGTCAATGAAATTGCCGCGGCAAAGATCAATTTGTCCTTACATGTCGTGGGGCGGCGGGAAGATGGATATCATCTTCTTGAAAGTCTGGTTGCGTTCACTTCTCTTGGAGATGAGCTTTATTTAGAGCGACACACATCCCTTGAACTAAAGATTACGGGGCCGTTTAGCGGAAATCTCACGTCTGGTGATGATAATTTGATCCTTAGGGCTGCACGTGCCCAGGGCGTGAATAATCTAAAAGTCACTTTGAACAAGAGACTGCCGGTTGCCGCTGGGTTGGGCGGTGGATCTGCTGACGCTGCAGCCGCTCTGCGGGGAATGCACGTCTTGGGATATGGCAAGCAGGTCTCGAACAGCGGAGAGTTGGCCATGAGCTTGGGTGCAGATGTGCCGATCTGCCTACGCTCCAAAGCGTGCTTCATGCGAGGTATCGGAGACCAAATTGAGGAGGTCCCAGATCTCCCAAAGGTTTCGATCCTGCTTGTTAACCCCATGATTGAGGTGTCCACCGCGACTGTGTTCAAAAATCTGCATTTGGAAATCGGGGAGGGAGTCGGGGGCAATCATCCATCACTCCCGACTAGGGGTTGGGACAGCGCTCATGCTTTAAGTGACTACCTCCTAGCCTGCCGCAACGATTTAGAGCAACCAGCTCTTTCAATTGCGCCAGATATTGGTGTCCTGCTGGCGCTTATGCGAAGACTGCCGGGCTGTCTGATGGCAAGAATGTCGGGCAGTGGCGCCACATGTTTCGCTCTGTTCGCGGAGGCGGGTGAGGCGATGCTTGCTGAACGGGAAATCC
- a CDS encoding electron transfer flavoprotein-ubiquinone oxidoreductase: MEYDVVIVGAGPAGLSAAIRLKQLAVEAQSEISVCVLEKGSEVGAHILSGAVIDPIALTELIPDWKSRNAPLTVPVVEDRFYLLGPAGSLRLPNVAMPKLMNNHGNYAASLGNLCRWLASEAEALGVEIYPGFACSDLIYRPDGSVKGVVAGVMGIDKSGRPKSDFQPGMELHGKYVFIAEGVRGSLAKILIERFGLSQGREPQKFGLGMKELWEVRPDVHKQGQVTHTMGWPLGTKTGGGSFMYHLEGNVVSLGFVVHLNYTNPYLFPFGEFQRFKHHPLIRSVLEGGRRIAYGARAITEGGAQSVPKLTFPGGVLIGCSAGFVNVPRIKGSHNAMKTGMMAAESAFEAISRGQEGDELIEYENRYRNSWVYKDLMQVRNVKPMWSKYGLVGGLALGAFDMWTNELFGASLFGTMKHGKPDHASLHPAARAHEITYPKPDGVLSFDRLTDLSFSATNHEEDQPCHLQLKDPSIPVKYTLPKYDEPAQRYCPAGVYEIILDEAGENPKFQINAQNCVHCKTCDIKDPPQNINWTTPEGGGGPNYPNM, from the coding sequence ATGGAGTATGACGTTGTCATCGTCGGTGCAGGCCCCGCCGGTCTCAGTGCCGCCATAAGGTTGAAACAACTGGCTGTGGAGGCGCAAAGTGAAATCTCCGTTTGCGTTCTCGAAAAGGGGTCGGAAGTTGGGGCTCATATCCTATCGGGCGCGGTGATCGATCCTATTGCCCTCACTGAGCTCATACCGGATTGGAAGAGCCGAAATGCACCTTTGACGGTCCCCGTGGTTGAGGATCGCTTTTACCTTTTAGGGCCTGCCGGCAGTTTGCGCCTTCCCAATGTGGCCATGCCGAAGTTGATGAACAACCATGGAAATTATGCCGCGTCTCTCGGGAACCTTTGCCGATGGCTCGCGTCTGAGGCCGAGGCTTTGGGCGTAGAGATTTACCCTGGATTTGCCTGTTCGGATCTCATTTACCGACCAGATGGGTCGGTAAAAGGAGTAGTCGCAGGTGTTATGGGGATCGACAAAAGCGGAAGACCGAAGAGCGATTTTCAACCGGGTATGGAGCTTCACGGCAAATATGTTTTCATTGCTGAGGGCGTCAGAGGATCTCTCGCAAAAATTCTGATCGAAAGGTTTGGGCTCTCGCAGGGCAGAGAGCCTCAAAAATTCGGCCTTGGAATGAAGGAGTTGTGGGAGGTTCGCCCCGACGTTCATAAACAAGGGCAGGTCACCCATACAATGGGATGGCCTCTCGGCACCAAAACCGGAGGCGGGAGCTTTATGTACCACCTCGAGGGCAACGTAGTCTCACTTGGGTTCGTGGTGCACCTCAACTACACGAACCCTTATCTTTTTCCATTTGGAGAATTCCAGCGATTTAAGCACCATCCGCTGATTCGGAGCGTGCTTGAAGGAGGGCGACGCATCGCTTACGGAGCGCGGGCTATCACAGAGGGCGGAGCGCAGTCTGTGCCGAAGCTCACCTTTCCAGGGGGGGTGCTGATTGGATGTTCCGCTGGGTTCGTCAATGTACCGCGCATCAAAGGCAGCCATAATGCCATGAAAACGGGAATGATGGCAGCAGAGAGCGCTTTCGAGGCGATTAGCAGGGGGCAGGAGGGGGACGAGCTAATCGAGTATGAAAATCGATATAGAAATTCCTGGGTATATAAAGATCTCATGCAAGTGCGGAACGTGAAACCGATGTGGTCCAAGTATGGCTTGGTTGGTGGTCTCGCGTTAGGAGCCTTCGACATGTGGACGAACGAGTTGTTCGGAGCCTCTTTATTTGGAACCATGAAACATGGGAAACCGGATCATGCTTCATTACATCCGGCAGCTCGAGCCCACGAAATAACCTATCCTAAACCAGATGGCGTTCTTTCCTTCGACAGACTTACGGATCTATCGTTTTCGGCGACCAATCATGAGGAAGACCAACCTTGCCATCTACAGCTGAAAGATCCATCAATACCGGTAAAGTACACGTTGCCTAAATACGATGAGCCGGCTCAAAGATATTGTCCCGCCGGGGTGTATGAGATCATTTTGGACGAGGCGGGCGAGAATCCTAAGTTTCAAATCAACGCGCAGAACTGCGTTCACTGCAAGACTTGTGATATCAAGGACCCACCTCAGAACATCAATTGGACGACGCCGGAGGGGGGCGGAGGACCTAACTATCCCAATATGTGA
- a CDS encoding tetratricopeptide repeat protein has translation MILYSKCLLLAMAMSVGVILPSTSGFADVQTQEPKSASGNYLAGQFASQTRDVSYAAEYFSNALKQDPQNALLLERAFVAELSVGNIPRAEVLAEQLIKINSRHRLAHIVLGLSDLRNGREPAARAHFEKSSYTPIGELTSGLLTAWSYVSENKIREATEALDILDRNESFGIYKTFHEALISDISGSNAKAGALYQKAFDESSNSLRVVEAYGNFLERHGQTSKAREVYEGFLNASPGHPVIEQALVDSERGTTKPFIGNAKDGAAEALFGLASALTDESGIDLALTYSRLTLSLKPGLTVAQTLLGDIFESMKQYRLAIEAYEKVPASSPLRTNADIRIAVDLNEMERADDARVRLERIIEREPTNYEALVTLGNILRNGSKFEDAAKYYTAALSTVKEVTRRNWSVLYFRGICYERSKQWQQAEADFLAALNLEPDQPLVLNYLGYSWIEQDKNIDRAFTMIQKAVEQRPNDGYIIDSLGWAYFKQGDYARAVEELERAIEFQPDDAAINDHLGDAYWKVGRKIEAKFQWRHAKDSKPDDQLLKSIEEKLNNGLKEEPTPSVASPTIEKRT, from the coding sequence ATGATCCTTTATTCGAAGTGTCTACTTCTAGCTATGGCCATGAGTGTGGGGGTAATTTTACCCTCGACGTCAGGTTTTGCAGACGTTCAAACACAGGAACCTAAATCAGCCTCAGGCAATTATCTTGCCGGACAGTTTGCATCACAGACCCGCGATGTAAGCTACGCAGCGGAGTATTTTTCCAACGCCCTGAAGCAGGACCCTCAGAATGCGTTGTTGCTAGAGCGGGCATTTGTCGCTGAACTTTCAGTCGGAAACATTCCTCGGGCCGAAGTCCTGGCAGAACAGCTAATCAAAATAAACTCCAGGCATCGCTTGGCGCACATTGTCTTGGGATTGAGCGATCTTAGAAACGGAAGAGAACCTGCCGCACGCGCACATTTCGAGAAGTCTTCCTATACACCCATAGGAGAGCTTACCAGTGGTTTGCTCACGGCCTGGAGTTACGTTTCAGAAAATAAGATAAGGGAAGCTACTGAGGCGCTTGATATTCTTGATCGAAATGAATCGTTCGGAATTTATAAAACCTTTCATGAAGCTCTCATTTCGGACATTTCTGGCAGCAATGCTAAGGCGGGCGCCCTTTATCAGAAGGCGTTCGACGAATCGTCAAACTCACTGCGCGTTGTGGAGGCTTATGGAAACTTCCTTGAGAGGCATGGGCAGACATCTAAGGCCAGAGAAGTCTATGAAGGGTTTTTAAATGCGTCTCCTGGGCATCCCGTAATAGAGCAAGCCCTTGTAGATTCAGAACGAGGGACCACGAAGCCCTTTATTGGAAATGCAAAAGACGGAGCAGCCGAGGCACTTTTTGGTCTGGCCAGTGCCCTAACGGATGAATCCGGGATCGATTTGGCGCTGACATACTCTCGTCTCACCCTTAGCCTGAAGCCAGGACTGACCGTTGCACAAACTCTACTCGGTGACATTTTCGAGAGCATGAAGCAATACAGACTGGCCATTGAGGCTTATGAGAAGGTGCCGGCCTCGTCACCGCTTCGGACAAATGCAGATATTAGAATTGCCGTTGATCTCAATGAAATGGAGCGTGCGGACGACGCTAGGGTTCGGCTCGAAAGAATTATAGAACGTGAGCCTACAAATTACGAAGCGCTGGTGACCTTGGGCAACATTCTTAGAAATGGTTCAAAATTTGAGGACGCAGCCAAATATTATACTGCCGCCTTGTCTACGGTTAAGGAAGTCACACGACGAAATTGGTCAGTTCTTTACTTCCGAGGAATTTGTTATGAGCGCTCCAAGCAGTGGCAGCAAGCGGAAGCAGATTTTTTGGCGGCGTTGAACTTGGAGCCTGACCAACCTCTTGTGCTGAATTATCTTGGCTACTCGTGGATCGAACAAGATAAGAATATTGATAGGGCCTTCACCATGATCCAGAAGGCTGTAGAGCAACGGCCGAACGATGGCTACATTATCGACAGCTTGGGATGGGCTTATTTCAAGCAGGGGGACTACGCCCGTGCGGTGGAGGAGCTTGAGCGGGCGATCGAATTTCAACCTGACGATGCCGCTATAAATGATCATCTTGGCGACGCTTACTGGAAGGTAGGGAGAAAGATTGAAGCTAAATTCCAGTGGAGACATGCGAAGGATAGCAAACCCGATGATCAGTTGCTAAAATCCATCGAAGAGAAGCTTAACAACGGTCTGAAGGAAGAGCCCACACCTTCTGTTGCATCTCCGACAATAGAGAAGCGCACTTAG